One Hippoglossus hippoglossus isolate fHipHip1 chromosome 5, fHipHip1.pri, whole genome shotgun sequence genomic window carries:
- the med20 gene encoding mediator of RNA polymerase II transcription subunit 20 gives MGVTCVCQVPVAEGKSVQQTVDILHKKLDQLGAVKQGSFCVDCETYHATGNVSGQPTKLLYVMHNTETPLSCLALFEGGPCVVADANFDVLMVKLKSHFQNAKGHKVECRGSRYRYCDFLIKVGTVTMSSSARGISVEVEYCPCVIPGDCWNLIKEFMQSFLGPSVPELPSVFVAKPEGLFAPSDSVDTMTQYLELFNKLRKMQMPGSNVR, from the exons ATGGGAGTCACTTG tgtgtgtcaggtgCCTGTGGCGGAGGGGAAGAGTGTGCAGCAGACAGTGGACATCCTGCACAAGAAACTGGATCAGCTGGGTGCAGTGAAGCAGGGCAGCTTCTGTGTGGACTGTGAGACCTACCATGCCACAGGAAATGTCAGCG GTCAACCCACCAAGCTCTTATACGTGATGCACAACACTGAAACTCCCCTGAGCTGCTTGGCTCTGTTTGAAGGTGGACCCTGCGTCGTGGCGGATGCAAACTTTGATGTCCTCATGGTGAAACTAAAAAGCCACTTCCAGAATGCCAAGGGGCACAAGGTGGAGTGTCGTGGTTCGAGATACCGCTACTGTGACTTTTTAATAAAAGTTGGTACCGTGACAATGAGCTCCAGTGCCAGAGGAATATCAGTAGAG GTGGAGTACTGTCCCTGTGTGATTCCAGGGGACTGCTGGAATCTCATTAAGGAGTTCATGCAGTCCTTTCTTGGTCCCAGCGTCCCTGAACTGCCGTCTGTGTTTGTCGCCAAGCCTGAAGGCCTCTTCGCACCATCTGACAGCGTCGACACCATGACTCAATACCTGGAGTTGTTTAACAAACTTCGTAAAATGCAAATGCCAGGAAGTAATGTGCGTTGA